TACAAAACTGGTTAAGATGTAAAATGCCAGTCCGAAAAACAGTGCAACTTTTGCAGCTCTTGCAGAAATTTGTGGAATAAACAACCCAGCTAACATTATTGAAGCAATCGGAATAAAGAATATTCCATTTAACTGCTGCAACAATTGGTATAAGCCATCTGGAGCACCAGCAACTAATGGAGCCGCTAAGATGGCAAAAATTGCGAGTACTAAGGAGGTTAACTTACCTGAAATAACCAACTGTCTATCAGAAGCATCCTTTTTTATATATCTCTTATAGATACCGATGCTAAAAAGTGTGGCTGTACTATTTAATACACTATTAAAAGTACTCAACACTGCTCCCATTACAACAGCGGCAAAGAAACCGACAAAGCTCAAAGGCATTACTTTTTTTACCAGTTCCGGATAGATCATATCTTGACTATCGTACAAACTATCGCCAAAATAGTAAAACCCAATTACACCGGGTAACACTATTATAATAGGAACCAATAATTTTAAAACCCCAGTATATAACAATCCTTTCTGAGCTTCGACTAAGTTTTTAGCTCCTAAAGCTCTTTGTATTATGGTTTGATTCATCCCCCAGAAATACAACTGGTTTATTACTAAACCTGTAAACAAAGTACTGAAAGGCAAAACTGAATCTGGTTTACCAATTACATTAAATTTTTCTGGTGCTACCTGATATACTTTGCTAAGCCCATGCATAACATTGCCATCTCCAATATCCCACAATGCCAACAGAGGAACTAGCAAGCCTCCAATAAAAAGTCCAAATCCATTAATTGTATCTGAAAAGGCAACTGCTTTTAAACCACCAAAAATCGCATATATAGAGCCAATTACTCCGATTATAATTACAGTATACCAAAGCCCTTCGGTTTGGCTAACACCAAATGTTTCTGATATGTTAAAAATGCTTTCTAAATTAATTGCACCTGTATAAAGCACAATGGGCAAAAGCGTAACAACAAAAGAAACAATTAGAAATACAGCTACTAAAGTTCTAGTAAAGCTGTCAAATCGATGTTCGAGGTATTGAGGTATGGTGGTTAAACCCATTTTTAAATAGGTAGGCGTAAAATACAATGCCGCTACAATTAGAGCCAGTGCAGAAGTAACTTCCCAAGCAATAATTATAAAACCATTTTTGTAAGATGAGCCATTCATACCTACCAAATGCTCTGTAGAGATATTGGTAAGTAGCATTGAACCGGCAATTACAATTCCGGAGAGACTTCTACCACCTAAAAAATAACCATCTTGTGAGTCGAGTTTATCGTGTCGGAGTTTATACCAAGAATAAATAGCAACAAAGCCAGTAAAGGCAAAAAAGGAAAGGTAAGTTTGCATATTAGTTTTTCATATTTACTTCTTCAGTTAATAGCTAACCATTCTCACAACATAATGTTGAAGTCTAAAATCTATTAACTGAATATTGGGTTATGTTAGACTTAGATTAAATAACCTTATTGTCTTTTTCCAATATTAATATTAGTTTTTAACTACACAAAACTTTAAGTGCAAACAGCTATACAAAACCCGCTTTTTTATGGATTAAATCTCGATTATTTGGTTTAAATGCAATTAATTAAGATTTTAATCTTTCCTCATTTTAAAAATGAATCATATACACTTACACTAAAAATATTTAAACTATACTCGGGGATATTTGTAAATATTAAAAAATTTAATGACTTTCCGCTAAATTTATATTTTAAATACAAATACTGCTTAGTCAATTTGAATTACAACAAATTGAGCCAATACAACTTATCTATTTATCACTGATCAGATTAAAAAATGGAAATCTAGTATTAGATTACTTTTGATTTTCATTGTAATAATCTAATTTAGAATTTAATTATTTACAGATATAAATATTAAGATGCAGTATTCTGAAATTAAAAAAATTGTACTTTTAGATGACTCTGAAAGTGATCGCATCTATATAGAAAGGGTTCTTAAGAAGAATAATATAGAAGCAGAGGTGATTTCCTGTGATAATGCAAAAAGCTTCTATAATATCTTGAATGAATGCACACCAGATATAATCATTTCTGATTTTTATTTACCAGGTTTTTATGGTTCTGAGGCTCTATTTATGAGTAAAAAGCTTCATCCTACTGTGCCTTTTATTCTAATTAGTGGTAAAATAAAACCTGAATATTTAAAAGAATCTGAACTTGCCTATGCTGATAGTTATTTACTAAAAGATAACCTTGAGTATTTACCTTATATCATTCAGAATGCTCAGAAAAGATGTTTAGATGAATGTTAAAAAATAAGAAACAGCCCGGAAAATCCAGACTGTTTCTCTGTTATTAATATAGTCTACTCTACATTTATTTCGAGTATTTTAAACTCAGTTCTTCGGTTTTTTAAATGATCTTTTTCATCACAATCTACACCATTTTTACAGTGGTTAAGTAGTTGATACTCACCATAACCTCGCGCAATAATTCTATTGGATTCAATTCCTTGTGAAATAATATAATCTGTTGCAGACTGAGCTCTTGCTTGAGATAGCTGCAAATTATAGTCATCTCCCGCACGTGAATCGGTATGAGAGCTT
This window of the Chondrinema litorale genome carries:
- a CDS encoding solute:sodium symporter family transporter, translated to MQTYLSFFAFTGFVAIYSWYKLRHDKLDSQDGYFLGGRSLSGIVIAGSMLLTNISTEHLVGMNGSSYKNGFIIIAWEVTSALALIVAALYFTPTYLKMGLTTIPQYLEHRFDSFTRTLVAVFLIVSFVVTLLPIVLYTGAINLESIFNISETFGVSQTEGLWYTVIIIGVIGSIYAIFGGLKAVAFSDTINGFGLFIGGLLVPLLALWDIGDGNVMHGLSKVYQVAPEKFNVIGKPDSVLPFSTLFTGLVINQLYFWGMNQTIIQRALGAKNLVEAQKGLLYTGVLKLLVPIIIVLPGVIGFYYFGDSLYDSQDMIYPELVKKVMPLSFVGFFAAVVMGAVLSTFNSVLNSTATLFSIGIYKRYIKKDASDRQLVISGKLTSLVLAIFAILAAPLVAGAPDGLYQLLQQLNGIFFIPIASIMLAGLFIPQISARAAKVALFFGLAFYILTSFVFQVDIHFVHLWGIEFVLNMIIMFVVSQFYPNTNTFKPSDIGVMDLHEWKYAKLMGIILVLLTIAIYIWLGQ
- a CDS encoding response regulator yields the protein MQYSEIKKIVLLDDSESDRIYIERVLKKNNIEAEVISCDNAKSFYNILNECTPDIIISDFYLPGFYGSEALFMSKKLHPTVPFILISGKIKPEYLKESELAYADSYLLKDNLEYLPYIIQNAQKRCLDEC